From Enterococcus mediterraneensis, the proteins below share one genomic window:
- a CDS encoding gluconokinase: MEQYFLGIDIGTTAIKFGVIAEDDVRFKTAVELATYYENKQNYQKAEDVLQGVIEGIKQIPESFREKISTIGFSVPMHSCMPVVDGKYEKIFIWSDNQAEETIEAFKKTPEATRFYLKSGTPIHPMSPFAKILYFQQTKQYGPRTRYYGFKELILNFFTGSYRIDRSTASATGLFHTTELTWDEEILDYLKIQEDQLAEIVDSTAMFPIQKNVAEELELNAGTMILAGASDGCLAAYASYRSTGISDSLTIGTSAAIRKVTDHPHFESSQQNFCYYLNEEFYVVGAPSNNGGCVLEWAQNQLFDENFFEQLPKWLEKSPQGANGLRFHPYINGERAPFWRNDVSAQLKYLTIKHTKQDIARSIAEGILMNLKILAKMVETSDHLAISGGFFRTEALGQLTADILGADCLLSEKNEPVFGLYYLLYPQKNQRKDPKQHFVSDPAAKEEYEQLFSTYFE; encoded by the coding sequence ATGGAACAGTATTTTTTAGGGATCGATATCGGCACGACCGCCATCAAATTCGGCGTGATCGCTGAAGACGACGTACGATTCAAAACAGCTGTCGAATTAGCCACCTATTATGAAAACAAACAAAACTATCAAAAAGCAGAGGATGTCTTGCAAGGAGTCATTGAGGGCATCAAACAAATTCCTGAATCTTTCAGAGAGAAAATCAGTACTATCGGATTCAGTGTCCCGATGCACAGCTGTATGCCAGTAGTTGACGGCAAGTATGAAAAAATATTTATCTGGTCTGATAATCAAGCAGAAGAAACAATCGAGGCATTCAAAAAAACACCAGAAGCAACCCGCTTTTATTTAAAGAGCGGGACACCGATCCACCCAATGTCGCCCTTTGCTAAGATTTTGTATTTCCAGCAAACTAAGCAGTATGGCCCCCGGACCCGATATTATGGTTTTAAAGAACTGATCCTGAACTTTTTTACAGGCAGTTATCGGATCGATCGTTCGACAGCTTCGGCGACTGGATTGTTCCATACAACAGAATTGACATGGGATGAAGAAATCTTGGACTATTTAAAAATCCAAGAAGATCAATTGGCTGAGATCGTAGACTCGACAGCAATGTTTCCCATCCAAAAAAACGTTGCGGAAGAATTGGAACTCAACGCAGGTACAATGATCTTGGCTGGGGCCAGTGACGGGTGTTTGGCGGCGTATGCCAGTTACCGTTCGACTGGGATCAGCGACAGTTTAACGATTGGTACGAGCGCCGCTATCAGAAAAGTGACGGATCATCCCCATTTTGAAAGCAGTCAACAGAACTTCTGCTATTATTTGAACGAAGAATTCTATGTAGTGGGTGCGCCCTCCAATAACGGCGGATGTGTGTTGGAATGGGCACAAAATCAGCTTTTTGATGAAAACTTTTTTGAACAGCTGCCAAAGTGGCTGGAAAAATCACCGCAAGGAGCAAACGGCTTGCGCTTTCATCCGTATATCAATGGCGAACGGGCTCCTTTTTGGCGTAATGATGTATCAGCACAGTTGAAATATCTGACCATCAAACATACGAAACAAGACATTGCCCGCAGTATTGCAGAAGGAATCTTGATGAATCTCAAAATATTAGCCAAAATGGTGGAAACAAGTGACCATCTAGCTATCAGCGGCGGTTTTTTTAGAACGGAAGCTTTGGGTCAATTGACAGCAGATATTTTAGGCGCAGACTGTCTGCTTTCGGAAAAAAATGAACCTGTTTTTGGTCTGTACTATTTACTATAT